A part of Streptomyces sp. DSM 40750 genomic DNA contains:
- a CDS encoding carbohydrate ABC transporter permease, whose product MNLTSNERRADLDRPTNVRPVPRVRQARTTPPWWFALPALLLFAFVVLVPSVRGVHYAFTDWDGLDPHFSFVGLDNFTAMLRDPDATQAIGHTLLIAVSITVIQNALGLLLALGVNSAIRSRNILRVFLFAPAVITPIVTAYLWRNLLGPDGAVNSLLGAVGLDGLRQDWLGSPRLALWAVVGVIVWQFAGYSMVIFLAGLQSVPQEVHEAASLDGAGPVRRFWSVTRPLLAPALTINLMLSIIGGIKLFDQVYALTGGGPGHATDTISTLIYKDAFTLGEFGYSIALAVVLTIIVAVVSSGQYVVLSRNERAAS is encoded by the coding sequence GTGAACCTCACGTCGAACGAGCGACGCGCGGACCTTGACCGGCCCACGAACGTGCGGCCGGTTCCCCGTGTCCGACAGGCGCGTACCACCCCGCCCTGGTGGTTCGCGCTGCCCGCACTGCTGCTGTTCGCCTTCGTCGTCCTGGTGCCGAGCGTCCGCGGTGTCCACTACGCCTTCACCGACTGGGACGGTCTGGACCCCCACTTCTCCTTCGTCGGCCTGGACAACTTCACCGCGATGCTCAGGGATCCCGACGCGACGCAGGCCATCGGCCACACACTGCTGATCGCCGTGTCGATCACGGTGATCCAGAACGCGCTGGGCCTGCTGTTGGCCCTCGGGGTCAACTCGGCCATCAGGTCCCGCAACATCCTCAGGGTGTTCCTGTTCGCGCCGGCCGTGATCACCCCGATCGTGACCGCCTACCTCTGGCGCAACCTGCTCGGCCCGGACGGCGCGGTCAACAGCCTGTTGGGCGCGGTGGGCCTGGACGGACTGCGGCAGGACTGGCTGGGCAGTCCACGGCTCGCACTGTGGGCGGTGGTCGGGGTGATCGTCTGGCAGTTCGCGGGCTACTCGATGGTCATCTTCCTGGCCGGGCTCCAGTCGGTGCCCCAGGAGGTCCACGAGGCGGCGTCCCTCGACGGGGCCGGCCCCGTACGGCGCTTCTGGTCGGTCACGCGGCCACTGCTCGCCCCGGCCCTCACCATCAACCTGATGCTGTCGATCATCGGCGGAATCAAACTCTTCGACCAGGTGTACGCGCTGACGGGCGGCGGGCCCGGGCACGCCACCGACACCATCTCGACGCTCATCTACAAGGACGCCTTCACCCTCGGCGAGTTCGGCTACAGCATCGCGCTCGCGGTCGTACTCACGATCATCGTGGCCGTCGTCTCGTCCGGACAGTACGTGGTGCTGTCCCGCAACGAGAGGGCCGCCTCGTGA
- a CDS encoding nuclear transport factor 2 family protein: MNTPATDFATSPAPADVVRRQYLASATGDLAALRATLAPDVEWKEMAGFPLAGTYRTPDGVTSHVMRQLATEWDDWTAHDDMYVVDGENVVVLARYTAVNKATGKPLDVRVAHHFVVRGGLIVRFEQFVDTALVRDAATG; encoded by the coding sequence ATGAACACACCCGCCACCGACTTCGCGACCTCGCCCGCTCCGGCCGACGTGGTGCGCCGTCAGTACCTGGCCTCCGCGACCGGGGACCTGGCAGCCCTGCGGGCCACACTCGCCCCCGACGTGGAGTGGAAGGAGATGGCCGGCTTCCCGCTCGCCGGCACGTACCGCACCCCCGACGGGGTGACGTCCCACGTGATGAGGCAGCTCGCCACGGAGTGGGACGACTGGACCGCGCACGACGACATGTACGTCGTCGACGGCGAGAACGTCGTCGTGCTCGCCCGCTACACCGCCGTGAACAAGGCGACGGGTAAGCCGCTCGACGTCCGCGTCGCCCACCACTTCGTCGTACGCGGCGGACTGATCGTCCGCTTCGAGCAGTTCGTCGACACCGCCCTCGTCCGCGACGCCGCGACCGGCTGA
- a CDS encoding ABC transporter substrate-binding protein: protein MKTRALPALIAAVTSVAVLAACSGGTKANSGGDSKTLTVASFDQGSLEDVVKAFEKANPGVKVRYTLSGADQYQQQIRTQLSSGTGPDVMSVWPGNGNPGATQVLAEPGYLRDLSDQPWAAKLPDATKSVAQYDGKTYTALFGQNGIGAVYNEQAMAKAGLTPPDTWTELLDFCKAAKAKGTPAFALGNQDNWVTQLVLYALVATTVYGDDRNFDQKMQSGQATFAKSPWTTALDKYLTMEKTGCFQKNPLGTTYEASQGLAATGRTLGIVQGNWVIALLKQKNPKGTFTLRALPATDDPAETLIPAAAGGGYGVNAKTKNEELALKFVNFVMSPEGMNLFVKKQGGLPTLPDTGFAADPSLAELSKFVEADRTVPFMDQLWPNAKVQQTMLSGLQEIFSGQSTAEELLDDMDADYKAGS from the coding sequence ATGAAGACACGCGCACTCCCCGCCCTGATCGCCGCGGTGACGTCCGTGGCGGTGCTGGCCGCCTGCAGCGGCGGCACCAAGGCGAACTCCGGCGGCGACTCCAAGACCCTCACGGTCGCCTCCTTCGACCAGGGCTCCCTCGAAGATGTCGTCAAGGCGTTCGAGAAGGCCAACCCGGGCGTCAAGGTCCGCTACACCCTCAGCGGTGCCGACCAGTACCAGCAGCAGATCCGGACCCAGCTGTCCTCGGGCACCGGCCCCGACGTGATGTCGGTCTGGCCCGGCAACGGCAATCCCGGCGCCACCCAGGTCCTGGCCGAGCCGGGCTATCTGCGGGATCTCTCGGACCAGCCCTGGGCGGCCAAGCTGCCGGACGCCACCAAGAGCGTCGCCCAGTACGACGGGAAGACATACACCGCGCTCTTCGGACAGAACGGCATCGGCGCCGTCTACAACGAGCAGGCCATGGCGAAGGCGGGGCTCACTCCGCCGGACACCTGGACGGAACTGCTGGACTTCTGCAAGGCCGCGAAGGCCAAGGGAACCCCCGCCTTCGCACTCGGCAATCAGGACAACTGGGTGACCCAGCTCGTCCTGTACGCACTGGTCGCCACGACCGTCTACGGCGACGACCGGAACTTCGACCAGAAGATGCAGTCCGGCCAGGCCACCTTCGCGAAGTCGCCGTGGACCACCGCCCTGGACAAGTACCTGACGATGGAGAAGACCGGCTGCTTCCAGAAGAACCCGCTGGGCACCACCTACGAAGCCAGCCAGGGCCTCGCCGCCACGGGCAGGACGCTCGGCATCGTCCAGGGCAACTGGGTGATCGCCCTCCTCAAGCAGAAGAACCCGAAGGGCACCTTCACGCTCCGGGCTCTCCCCGCCACCGACGACCCGGCCGAGACCCTCATACCGGCCGCGGCGGGCGGCGGCTACGGAGTCAACGCCAAGACGAAGAACGAGGAACTCGCCCTGAAGTTCGTGAACTTCGTCATGTCGCCCGAGGGCATGAACCTGTTCGTCAAGAAGCAGGGCGGTCTGCCCACCCTGCCCGACACCGGCTTCGCGGCCGACCCGTCACTGGCCGAACTGTCGAAGTTCGTCGAGGCCGACCGCACGGTGCCGTTCATGGACCAGCTCTGGCCCAACGCCAAGGTGCAACAGACCATGCTCAGCGGCCTCCAGGAGATCTTCAGCGGTCAGTCCACGGCGGAGGAACTCCTCGACGACATGGACGCCGACTACAAGGCCGGCTCCTGA
- a CDS encoding MarR family winged helix-turn-helix transcriptional regulator, whose translation MSDEAGIKTAKEAADHDLILAFGRLQGAANRLEYILGRAIEDECGINHLMFEVLLILGRAGEPGLSMRAIAQEQVLTTGGATRLVDRMEAAGLVTRAESPADRRGKLVRLTPLGEETTVRASLIHVENIKRFFLSPLPVADRERFAEDLRILSHAARDVLPRLP comes from the coding sequence GTGAGCGACGAGGCGGGCATCAAGACGGCGAAGGAGGCCGCCGACCACGACCTCATCCTGGCGTTCGGTCGGCTGCAAGGAGCCGCGAACCGGCTGGAGTACATCCTCGGGCGGGCGATCGAGGACGAGTGCGGCATCAACCACCTGATGTTCGAGGTCCTGCTGATTCTCGGGCGGGCGGGCGAGCCGGGACTCTCCATGCGAGCCATCGCCCAGGAGCAGGTCCTCACCACCGGCGGCGCCACCCGGCTGGTGGATCGCATGGAGGCGGCCGGGCTCGTGACCCGTGCGGAGTCCCCCGCGGACCGGCGCGGCAAGTTGGTACGACTGACCCCGCTCGGCGAGGAGACGACGGTCCGCGCTTCGCTGATCCATGTCGAGAACATCAAGCGGTTCTTCCTGAGCCCCCTCCCGGTCGCAGACCGCGAGCGCTTCGCGGAGGACCTCCGCATCCTCAGCCATGCGGCCCGGGACGTACTGCCCCGCCTGCCCTGA
- a CDS encoding MBL fold metallo-hydrolase — protein MSTLAFKVLDLDFPAGSKNKTATLVTGEEEALLVDAGFTRADGHRLAAEILDSGKKLTTVFVSHGDPDFYFGAEVIADAFPDAVFVATPLVIEHIEHSYEGKLKAWAALGPNLPSRLVDLTPLSGDLTLEGHRFELRGGPAGLPDRHYLWQAEHRALLGGVLLFQQEHVWVADTPTPGDRASWIDLLDEMAALDPQLVVPGHRLPDAPADATAITATRDYLLAFDEELDKAADGAALTDALVRRYPNNGMLIAAQIGAKVAKGEMKWG, from the coding sequence ATGAGCACCCTCGCCTTCAAGGTCCTCGACCTCGACTTCCCCGCAGGCAGCAAGAACAAGACCGCCACCCTCGTGACCGGCGAGGAGGAGGCGCTGCTGGTCGACGCCGGCTTCACCCGCGCCGACGGCCACCGCCTCGCCGCCGAGATCCTCGACTCCGGCAAGAAGCTGACGACCGTCTTCGTCAGCCACGGCGACCCGGACTTCTACTTCGGCGCCGAGGTGATCGCCGACGCCTTTCCCGACGCGGTCTTCGTGGCCACGCCCCTCGTCATCGAGCACATCGAGCACTCCTACGAGGGCAAGCTCAAGGCGTGGGCGGCGCTCGGCCCCAACCTCCCCAGCCGCCTCGTCGACCTCACTCCCCTGAGCGGCGACCTCACCCTCGAAGGCCACCGCTTCGAGCTCAGGGGCGGCCCGGCCGGCCTGCCCGACCGCCACTACCTCTGGCAGGCCGAGCACCGCGCCCTCCTCGGCGGTGTGCTGCTCTTCCAGCAGGAGCACGTCTGGGTCGCCGACACGCCCACCCCCGGCGACCGCGCGTCCTGGATCGACCTGCTGGACGAGATGGCCGCCCTCGACCCGCAGCTGGTCGTGCCCGGCCACCGCCTGCCCGACGCCCCGGCCGACGCCACCGCGATCACCGCCACCCGCGACTACCTGCTCGCCTTCGACGAGGAGCTCGACAAGGCCGCCGACGGCGCCGCGCTGACCGACGCGCTGGTCAGGCGCTACCCGAACAACGGCATGCTGATCGCCGCCCAGATCGGCGCGAAGGTCGCCAAGGGCGAGATGAAGTGGGGCTGA
- a CDS encoding carbohydrate ABC transporter permease, with product MNRYRGRTLALELAMIAIALVVGFPVYVLVNLAVRPTSDTSSPISPTTSPTLDNFTQAWQQGSLGGALGNSVLVTACSVVVVLAVSSLAAYPLARVTARWSRSTYLLFLLGLVLPFQLASLPLYQTMRDMGLLGTPWALVLFYAGLQVPFTVFLYVGFLRALPRDFEDAALIDGCTPLQSFRYVVLPMLKPVTVTALVLNAVAVWNDFFTPLLYLSGSAQQTMPVAIAGFVGQYVTDWNLIFAALVISILPVLLVYFLLQRSIINGFAGGLRG from the coding sequence GTGAACCGCTACCGCGGCCGCACCCTCGCGCTGGAACTGGCGATGATCGCCATCGCCCTGGTCGTGGGCTTCCCGGTGTACGTCCTGGTCAACCTCGCCGTGCGGCCGACGTCGGACACCTCGTCACCGATCAGCCCGACCACCTCGCCCACCCTGGACAACTTCACCCAGGCCTGGCAACAGGGGTCTCTCGGCGGGGCGTTGGGCAACAGCGTGCTGGTGACGGCCTGCAGCGTCGTCGTCGTGCTGGCCGTCTCGTCGCTGGCGGCCTACCCGCTGGCCCGTGTCACGGCCCGCTGGTCCCGGAGCACCTATCTGCTGTTCCTCCTGGGCCTCGTCCTGCCCTTCCAGCTCGCCTCCCTGCCGCTGTACCAGACCATGCGCGACATGGGGCTGCTCGGCACCCCGTGGGCGTTGGTCCTCTTCTACGCCGGTCTGCAGGTGCCGTTCACCGTCTTCCTCTACGTCGGTTTCCTGCGGGCCCTGCCCCGCGACTTCGAGGACGCGGCGCTGATCGACGGCTGCACCCCGCTGCAGAGCTTCCGGTACGTGGTCCTGCCGATGCTCAAACCGGTCACGGTGACGGCCCTCGTGCTCAACGCGGTCGCCGTGTGGAACGACTTCTTCACCCCGCTGCTGTACCTCAGCGGCAGCGCCCAGCAGACCATGCCGGTCGCGATCGCGGGCTTCGTCGGCCAGTACGTCACCGACTGGAACCTCATCTTCGCCGCGCTGGTGATCAGCATCCTGCCCGTCCTGCTCGTCTACTTCCTGTTGCAGCGCAGCATCATCAACGGCTTCGCGGGAGGGCTGCGCGGATGA
- a CDS encoding LacI family DNA-binding transcriptional regulator, translating into MEPPAPRRRVTIVDVARHAQVSVTSVSKVLRNAYGASPEMQAKVRRAIDELAYRPHAGARALRGQTYTIGVMLPDIRNPFFPDVLDGITDALAETDYQVFLGPGGNGEKAEARVTEAMIDRGMDGLVLVAPVSSRAHLEQVATAVPTVVVGRHGTSPVYDTVTDDDIAGASLVISHLAALGHRRIAHIEHHETDATRLVEMPNARRAEGYRQAMRAHGLEESIDVVSTSYTQEGGHEAAKELLARRRRPTAVFAGADIAAMGVLDAVAEAGLSVPGDISVAGYDNTTFAAFGPISLTSVDQGGHELGTNSARLLLERIADRSRPSVQVSLSPTLVPRRTTDRPPE; encoded by the coding sequence ATGGAACCGCCAGCACCACGTCGCAGGGTCACCATCGTCGACGTCGCGCGTCACGCGCAGGTGTCCGTCACCTCCGTGTCCAAGGTGCTCCGCAACGCCTACGGGGCCAGTCCCGAGATGCAGGCCAAAGTGCGCCGCGCGATCGACGAGTTGGCCTACCGGCCGCACGCGGGCGCCAGGGCCCTCCGCGGGCAGACGTACACCATCGGCGTGATGCTGCCCGACATCCGCAACCCGTTCTTCCCCGACGTACTCGACGGCATCACCGACGCGTTGGCGGAAACCGACTACCAGGTGTTCCTGGGGCCGGGCGGCAACGGCGAGAAGGCGGAGGCCCGCGTCACCGAGGCGATGATCGACCGCGGTATGGACGGACTCGTCCTCGTCGCTCCCGTGTCCTCACGCGCCCACCTGGAGCAGGTCGCCACCGCGGTGCCGACCGTCGTCGTCGGCCGGCACGGGACCTCGCCGGTGTACGACACGGTGACCGACGACGACATCGCGGGCGCGTCCTTGGTCATCAGCCACCTCGCCGCTCTCGGGCACCGCCGGATCGCCCACATCGAGCATCACGAGACCGACGCGACCCGCCTCGTGGAGATGCCCAACGCCCGGCGCGCCGAGGGATATCGGCAGGCCATGCGGGCGCATGGCCTGGAGGAGTCGATCGACGTGGTCTCCACCAGCTATACCCAGGAGGGCGGTCACGAGGCCGCGAAGGAGCTGTTGGCTCGTCGCCGTCGGCCGACGGCGGTGTTCGCCGGGGCGGACATCGCCGCCATGGGGGTGCTCGACGCGGTCGCCGAGGCCGGGTTGTCCGTTCCCGGGGACATCTCGGTGGCCGGCTACGACAACACCACGTTCGCCGCGTTCGGTCCGATCTCACTGACCAGCGTCGACCAGGGCGGCCACGAGCTGGGCACCAACTCCGCGCGCCTCCTCCTGGAGCGCATCGCCGACCGGAGCCGACCGTCGGTCCAGGTCAGCCTCTCCCCCACGCTCGTGCCGCGCCGCACCACGGACCGACCACCGGAGTAG
- a CDS encoding alpha-L-rhamnosidase-related protein gives MQSMSRRSALRSAIAVALAPTAGSLVLPGLAPVASAAVSWTAKWLWAPSSTTNQWVAFRRSFTLGSAPSKAVTRIAADSKYWLWVNGTLVVFEGGLKRGPNRTDTYYDEIDLAPFLTSGSNTVALLVWYFGKQGFSHNSSGKGGLLFQSDMEVGSTTTQLVSDTSWKYTVHPGYSNNTSGTQVNFRLPESNLHYDARNASVMAGWRSSGFDDSGWSAPTDFGAVGVAPWNNLVARPIPQFRYSGLKSYTNASSLPSTGRGSTAISATLPSNLQVTPFLKVDAPAGAVIGVQTDHYDDGANLTGIEPGTGYNMRATYVCAGGVQEFEALAWMSGTAVRYTIPSNVTILELKYRESGYDTDFDGSFSSSDAFLDTLWTKAARTMYVNMRDNYMDCPTRERAQWWGDVVNQLKEGFYTFDTRSHALGEKAIAQLAAWQKTSGALYSPVPTTIWTAELPTQMLASVWSFWTYYLYTGNADAVTVAYPAVKKYLNLFSLDGDGLVNHRAGDWDWEDWGSDIDARVLDNCWYHLALDTAAKLAELSGNSGDVAGWKSRRDSIKANFDRVLWNPSRGEYRSPGYTRDTDDRGNALAVVAGLAPASRHRAVTEVLRTHLNASPYMEFYVLEALYLMGAATVAEERMRNRFAAQVADPACHTLWELWDKAAGTDNHAWNGGPLYALSAYAAGVRPTNPGWTAYEVIPQTGTLTRINTVVPTVRGDIRFGIERDGTTATLTLTSPGGTVARVGVPTYGGAQPVVKAGATTVFSGGSATGSVSGLSYDGKDSSYVYFTVQPGTWTFTATGTGRLDNRALGRPVTSNNSLENSNWGRNRLTDGQSTSVSGARGYTSNEFASADVSANPVWVEIDLGADTDLDAVRLFPRTDTPAAGGGTAGFPVDFTVQTRSDGSSAYTTVRTVTGQPNPNGLVQTYGFKTTTARHVRLQVTKLGTPASDETSKWRLQLAELTVPTAATSVTSNCTLENGDWGKTRLLDGTTTSVTGAKGFTSIDFPAADVSGTPVWIGIDLGADRAISSVTLHPRTDIGGAGGGTAGFPVDFTLQTRTDGGTSYTTARTVTGGPNPDGAAQTYTFTTVNGRYLRLHVTRLGTPASDEAAKYRLQIAEIRVA, from the coding sequence ATGCAGTCCATGTCCCGCCGCTCCGCCCTGCGCTCCGCCATAGCCGTGGCCCTTGCTCCGACCGCGGGCTCCCTGGTTCTTCCCGGCCTCGCCCCGGTGGCGTCCGCCGCGGTCTCCTGGACCGCGAAGTGGCTCTGGGCGCCGTCCAGCACCACGAACCAGTGGGTGGCTTTCCGTAGGTCGTTCACCCTGGGCTCGGCGCCGTCGAAGGCGGTGACGCGGATCGCGGCGGACTCGAAGTACTGGCTGTGGGTGAACGGCACGCTGGTCGTCTTCGAGGGCGGGCTCAAGCGTGGTCCCAACCGTACGGACACCTACTACGACGAGATCGACCTCGCCCCGTTCCTCACCAGCGGAAGCAACACGGTCGCGCTGCTGGTGTGGTACTTCGGCAAGCAGGGCTTCTCTCACAACAGCAGCGGCAAGGGCGGTCTGCTGTTCCAGTCGGACATGGAGGTCGGCTCGACCACCACCCAGCTGGTCAGTGACACCAGTTGGAAGTACACCGTCCACCCGGGCTACTCGAACAACACCAGCGGCACGCAGGTCAACTTCCGGCTGCCCGAGTCCAACCTCCACTACGACGCCCGCAACGCCTCCGTGATGGCCGGGTGGCGGTCGTCCGGGTTCGACGACAGCGGCTGGAGCGCTCCGACCGACTTCGGTGCCGTAGGTGTCGCGCCCTGGAACAACCTCGTGGCGCGGCCGATCCCGCAGTTCCGCTACTCCGGCCTGAAGTCCTACACCAATGCGTCGTCGCTGCCCTCCACGGGGCGCGGGTCCACCGCGATCTCGGCCACCCTGCCCTCGAACCTCCAGGTCACGCCGTTCCTGAAGGTGGACGCTCCGGCCGGTGCGGTGATCGGAGTGCAGACCGACCACTACGACGACGGCGCCAACCTGACGGGGATCGAGCCGGGGACCGGCTACAACATGCGCGCCACCTACGTCTGCGCCGGCGGGGTCCAGGAGTTCGAGGCGCTGGCGTGGATGAGTGGCACGGCCGTGCGGTACACGATCCCCTCCAACGTGACGATCCTGGAGCTGAAGTACCGGGAGTCCGGCTACGACACCGACTTCGACGGGTCGTTCAGCAGCAGTGACGCCTTCCTGGACACCTTGTGGACCAAGGCCGCCCGCACGATGTACGTCAACATGCGGGACAACTACATGGACTGCCCCACCCGAGAACGCGCCCAGTGGTGGGGCGACGTCGTCAACCAGCTCAAGGAGGGCTTCTACACCTTCGACACCAGGTCCCACGCACTCGGCGAGAAGGCCATCGCCCAGCTCGCCGCCTGGCAGAAGACCAGCGGGGCACTGTACTCCCCGGTCCCCACCACGATCTGGACCGCCGAACTGCCCACCCAGATGCTGGCCTCGGTGTGGTCGTTCTGGACGTACTACCTCTACACCGGCAACGCGGACGCCGTCACCGTCGCCTACCCGGCGGTGAAGAAGTACCTGAACCTGTTCAGCCTGGACGGCGACGGTCTCGTCAACCACCGTGCCGGCGACTGGGACTGGGAGGACTGGGGCTCCGACATCGATGCCCGTGTCCTGGACAACTGCTGGTACCACCTGGCCCTGGACACCGCCGCCAAGCTCGCCGAGCTCAGCGGCAACAGCGGGGACGTGGCCGGGTGGAAGTCCAGGCGCGACAGCATCAAGGCCAACTTCGACCGCGTCCTGTGGAATCCCTCGCGGGGCGAGTACCGCTCACCCGGCTACACCCGCGACACCGACGACCGAGGCAACGCCCTCGCCGTCGTCGCCGGCCTGGCCCCCGCCTCCCGCCACCGGGCGGTGACCGAGGTGCTGCGCACCCACCTCAACGCCAGCCCCTACATGGAGTTCTACGTCCTGGAGGCGCTGTATCTGATGGGCGCGGCCACCGTCGCCGAGGAGCGGATGCGCAACCGCTTCGCCGCCCAGGTCGCCGACCCCGCCTGCCACACCCTGTGGGAGCTGTGGGACAAGGCCGCGGGGACCGACAACCACGCCTGGAACGGCGGCCCGCTGTACGCGCTGTCCGCCTACGCCGCCGGTGTCCGCCCCACCAACCCCGGCTGGACGGCGTACGAGGTCATCCCGCAGACCGGCACACTCACGAGGATCAACACCGTCGTGCCCACCGTCCGGGGCGACATCCGCTTCGGCATCGAGCGGGACGGAACCACGGCCACGCTGACGCTCACTTCGCCGGGCGGGACGGTGGCCCGGGTGGGCGTGCCCACCTACGGTGGCGCCCAGCCCGTCGTCAAGGCGGGCGCCACCACCGTCTTCAGCGGGGGCTCCGCCACCGGCAGCGTGAGCGGTCTGAGCTATGACGGCAAGGACTCCTCGTACGTCTACTTCACGGTGCAGCCGGGCACATGGACCTTCACGGCCACCGGCACCGGCCGGCTCGACAACCGCGCCCTGGGGCGGCCGGTCACCAGCAACAACAGCCTGGAGAACAGCAACTGGGGCAGGAACCGGCTCACCGACGGCCAGTCGACGAGCGTGAGCGGGGCGAGGGGCTACACCAGTAACGAGTTCGCCTCCGCCGATGTCAGCGCGAACCCCGTGTGGGTGGAGATCGACCTCGGGGCCGACACCGACCTCGACGCCGTACGCCTCTTCCCCCGCACCGACACGCCCGCGGCGGGCGGTGGCACGGCCGGCTTCCCCGTCGACTTCACCGTGCAGACGCGGAGTGACGGTTCCAGCGCTTACACGACCGTCCGCACCGTCACCGGGCAGCCCAATCCCAACGGGCTCGTGCAGACGTACGGCTTCAAGACGACCACCGCGCGCCACGTCCGCCTGCAGGTCACCAAACTGGGCACTCCCGCCTCCGACGAGACTTCCAAGTGGCGCCTCCAGCTTGCCGAGCTCACCGTTCCCACCGCCGCGACCAGCGTCACCAGCAACTGCACGCTGGAGAACGGGGACTGGGGCAAGACCCGGCTGCTGGACGGTACCACCACCAGCGTGACCGGTGCCAAGGGCTTCACCAGCATCGACTTCCCTGCCGCCGACGTCAGTGGCACGCCGGTGTGGATCGGGATCGACCTCGGCGCCGACCGGGCGATCAGCTCCGTCACCCTCCACCCCCGCACCGACATCGGTGGGGCCGGCGGCGGCACAGCGGGCTTCCCCGTCGACTTCACCCTCCAGACCCGCACCGACGGCGGCACCTCCTACACCACCGCCCGCACCGTCACCGGCGGGCCCAACCCGGACGGAGCCGCCCAGACCTACACGTTCACCACCGTCAACGGCCGCTACCTGCGCCTGCACGTCACCAGGCTCGGCACGCCGGCCTCCGACGAGGCGGCCAAGTACCGCCTCCAGATCGCCGAGATACGCGTCGCATAG
- a CDS encoding DsbA family protein, with amino-acid sequence MKLVYVFDAYCGWSHGFSGTLREIVSRHPELPVEVVSGGLFTGSRRVPIREFGYVQGANAQIAEVTGAEFGDGYERLIADGSFVMDSEAAARGMAALREAAPGRAADLASALQNAFYVDGRSLSDPTTYRVVAEAAGLDADAVVAAFEAPEARAAAAADFRRAADLRVTGFPTLLLAGEGDSVAPLAHGRATADEIDQRLAASTATRTS; translated from the coding sequence ATGAAGCTGGTCTACGTTTTCGACGCCTACTGCGGCTGGTCCCACGGCTTCTCCGGGACCCTCCGCGAGATCGTCTCCCGCCATCCCGAGCTGCCGGTGGAGGTGGTCTCCGGCGGTCTGTTCACCGGATCACGCCGGGTACCGATCCGCGAGTTCGGCTACGTCCAGGGCGCGAACGCCCAGATCGCGGAGGTGACCGGCGCCGAGTTCGGCGACGGCTACGAACGGCTGATCGCCGACGGTTCGTTCGTCATGGACTCGGAGGCCGCCGCCCGGGGCATGGCCGCTCTGCGCGAGGCCGCCCCCGGCCGGGCCGCAGACCTGGCCTCGGCCCTGCAGAACGCCTTCTACGTCGACGGCCGCAGCCTGTCCGATCCCACCACGTACCGGGTGGTCGCCGAGGCGGCCGGACTGGACGCCGACGCCGTCGTCGCCGCCTTCGAAGCTCCCGAGGCGCGGGCGGCCGCCGCGGCCGACTTCCGCCGCGCGGCCGACCTGCGTGTCACCGGCTTCCCCACCCTGCTGCTGGCCGGCGAAGGCGACTCCGTCGCTCCCCTGGCCCACGGTCGCGCCACCGCGGACGAGATCGACCAGCGGCTGGCGGCCTCCACGGCCACCCGTACCTCTTGA